In Psychrilyobacter piezotolerans, the following proteins share a genomic window:
- a CDS encoding dicarboxylate/amino acid:cation symporter: protein MSGELKKNGIWESYKPMILLLMGIVAGSIIGLIYGEKATVLKPFGQIFLNLMFTAVVPLVFFSLASSIAKMSNMQRLGKILRNVLGIFCITGMFASIIIIIIVRIYPPAQGVVMDFGEYIQPEKANLLDQLVKALTVGDFNLILSKNAMLPLIIFAMTFGYCVSAVNKARGVTTSALVDVLDMCSEVFMKMISIIMLYAPIGLGAYFAALIGQFGADLLGAYARAILMFYPICIIYFLTAFTGYAYYAGGKKGVKLFYKNIFPVVLTSLATQSSVATLPTNFESGKKIGVPEDISSITLPLGATIHMDGTALTTLMKIAFLFGIFNMEFTGIGTWATAIAISVMSGVVISGIPGGGMMGSLIIVAFYGFNPEVIPIIVTIGILTDAMATMINATGDCVASMMVARRVEGKGWMDKSSGDLEELKADTVV from the coding sequence ATGTCAGGGGAATTGAAAAAAAATGGAATTTGGGAATCGTATAAACCTATGATTCTTTTGTTAATGGGAATCGTAGCCGGAAGTATTATTGGTTTAATTTATGGGGAAAAAGCAACAGTTTTAAAACCATTTGGGCAGATTTTTCTTAATTTAATGTTTACAGCAGTAGTACCACTGGTATTTTTCAGTTTGGCCAGTTCAATAGCTAAGATGTCAAATATGCAGCGTTTAGGGAAGATTCTTAGAAATGTTTTAGGTATCTTTTGTATCACAGGAATGTTTGCTTCAATTATTATCATCATTATAGTTAGAATCTATCCACCGGCACAGGGTGTGGTAATGGACTTCGGAGAATATATTCAGCCTGAAAAAGCTAATTTATTGGATCAATTAGTAAAAGCTCTTACAGTTGGAGACTTTAATTTGATCTTATCCAAGAATGCCATGCTTCCACTGATAATTTTTGCCATGACATTTGGTTATTGTGTCAGTGCGGTTAACAAAGCCAGAGGCGTTACTACAAGTGCCTTGGTAGATGTGCTGGATATGTGCAGTGAAGTATTTATGAAAATGATAAGCATTATTATGTTATATGCACCGATTGGATTGGGAGCTTATTTTGCAGCATTGATAGGTCAGTTTGGTGCTGATTTATTAGGAGCTTATGCCAGAGCTATCTTGATGTTTTATCCTATTTGTATCATCTATTTTTTAACGGCATTTACGGGGTATGCATATTATGCCGGCGGGAAAAAAGGAGTAAAATTATTTTATAAAAATATATTTCCTGTAGTATTGACGTCGTTAGCTACTCAAAGTTCAGTGGCTACTCTGCCGACTAACTTTGAAAGTGGGAAAAAAATAGGGGTTCCTGAAGATATAAGCAGTATTACCCTTCCACTTGGAGCAACTATTCATATGGATGGAACGGCACTGACTACATTGATGAAAATAGCCTTCTTATTTGGAATCTTCAATATGGAGTTTACAGGAATAGGAACATGGGCAACAGCTATTGCCATATCGGTGATGTCTGGAGTGGTAATAAGTGGAATTCCAGGAGGAGGAATGATGGGTTCACTTATCATCGTTGCTTTCTACGGATTTAACCCGGAGGTTATACCAATTATAGTAACTATAGGAATTCTTACAGATGCTATGGCTACAATGATAAATGCAACTGGAGATTGCGTGGCATCTATGATGGTAGCAAGAAGAGTTGAAGGTAAAGGCTGGATGGATAAATCCAGTGGAGATTTGGAAGAATTAAAAGCGGATACCGTTGTTTAA
- the megL gene encoding methionine gamma-lyase — translation MKGIQEKGFGTKAIHGGSEKNPFGTLATPIYQSSTFVFDTAEQGGRRFALEEAGYIYSRLGNPTSSVVEGKLALLEGAEAALATSSGMGAISSTMWTLLKAGDHVLADKTLYGCTYAFLSHGLTKFGIDVEFVDTSDLEAVKKSMRPNTRIVYLETPANPNLKIVNIKKISEIAHENKDTLVVVDNTFATPYLQNPIKLGADLVVHSATKYLNGHGDVVAGFVAGDLETVTQIRLVGVKDMTGSVLSPQDAFLMIRGMKTLELRMERHCSNAGEIAEFLDAHPMIEKVYYPGLESHEGHEIAKEQMNGFGGIIAFDVKGGIEAGKKLLNSLELCTLAVSLGDTETLIQHPASMTHSPYTREERLASGITDGLVRISVGLEGVNDIIDDLKQGLEKI, via the coding sequence ATGAAAGGAATTCAAGAAAAAGGATTTGGAACAAAGGCTATCCACGGAGGGTCAGAAAAAAATCCATTCGGAACATTAGCAACACCGATATATCAAAGTTCTACATTTGTATTTGACACTGCAGAACAAGGCGGTAGAAGATTTGCTTTAGAGGAAGCGGGATATATTTATTCGAGATTAGGAAATCCTACATCAAGTGTTGTAGAAGGGAAATTAGCGTTATTAGAGGGAGCAGAAGCAGCGTTAGCAACTAGTTCAGGAATGGGAGCTATCTCTTCTACAATGTGGACACTGCTTAAAGCTGGAGACCATGTGTTAGCGGACAAAACTTTATACGGATGTACATATGCGTTCTTAAGTCATGGATTGACTAAATTCGGAATAGACGTGGAATTTGTAGATACTTCTGATTTAGAGGCTGTAAAAAAATCTATGAGACCTAACACAAGAATAGTTTACTTAGAAACACCGGCAAACCCAAATTTAAAAATTGTAAATATAAAGAAAATTTCTGAAATAGCTCATGAAAACAAAGACACATTGGTAGTAGTAGATAATACATTTGCAACACCGTATCTTCAAAATCCTATAAAATTAGGAGCCGACCTAGTAGTTCATTCAGCTACTAAATATTTAAACGGTCATGGAGATGTAGTAGCAGGATTTGTAGCAGGAGACTTAGAGACAGTAACCCAGATAAGATTAGTAGGTGTAAAGGATATGACTGGTTCTGTGCTAAGCCCGCAAGATGCTTTTCTTATGATAAGAGGAATGAAGACTTTAGAGCTTAGAATGGAAAGACACTGCAGTAATGCAGGGGAGATAGCTGAATTCTTAGATGCTCATCCTATGATAGAAAAGGTATATTATCCAGGACTTGAATCTCATGAAGGGCATGAAATTGCAAAGGAGCAAATGAATGGATTCGGAGGAATAATAGCATTTGACGTAAAAGGCGGGATAGAAGCAGGAAAAAAATTATTAAACAGCTTGGAATTATGTACTCTAGCAGTAAGTTTAGGGGATACAGAAACATTGATCCAGCATCCGGCATCTATGACTCATTCTCCATACACTAGGGAAGAAAGGTTGGCATCAGGAATTACAGACGGACTTGTTAGAATATCTGTAGGTTTAGAAGGTGTAAATGACATTATAGATGATTTGAAGCAGGGATTAGAAAAAATATAA
- a CDS encoding MalY/PatB family protein, whose protein sequence is MKYNFNEKIDRKNNHSAKWSEMDKNFVSNDLWPMWIADMDLKTAPEVTEAMAEKAHEGIFGYVYRPDAYYRSAVGWCKDRFSWEIETKNLIHTPGVVPGISLMIRLLTNPSDKIMIQNPVYYPFTNVVKKNNRNLVVNSLIKDESGYYTMDYTDFEEKAKDPDLKFFILCNPHNPVGRSWKRDELEKIGKICLENNVRIISDEIWRDLVMPGNVHTPMSSISKEIEDITITCFSAAKTFNLAGLQAAFLHFPRLDEREIMDTELGILDIKRNNPFAIVAVEAAFTRCHSWADQLVEHIDGNMDYLVDYVSKNLPRVRVRKPEATYLVWLDFSDYGLNKDELSRLMQEKGKIALDDGYWFGVEGEGYERINVACPRYMLEEGMKRIKKAVNHL, encoded by the coding sequence TCTGCTAAATGGTCGGAAATGGATAAAAATTTTGTTTCAAATGACCTTTGGCCTATGTGGATAGCGGACATGGACCTGAAAACAGCTCCAGAGGTAACTGAGGCCATGGCAGAAAAAGCACACGAAGGTATCTTTGGATATGTTTACAGACCGGATGCCTACTATAGGAGTGCTGTGGGATGGTGTAAAGATAGATTTTCCTGGGAGATAGAGACAAAAAACCTCATCCATACTCCAGGAGTAGTACCGGGGATATCTCTTATGATAAGACTATTAACGAACCCCTCGGATAAAATAATGATACAAAATCCTGTATACTATCCATTTACAAATGTAGTAAAGAAGAATAACAGAAACCTTGTGGTAAACTCATTAATCAAAGATGAGAGTGGATACTATACTATGGATTATACAGATTTTGAGGAGAAAGCAAAGGATCCGGATTTAAAGTTTTTTATTCTTTGTAATCCGCATAATCCAGTGGGAAGATCTTGGAAGAGAGATGAGCTTGAAAAGATAGGAAAGATCTGTTTAGAAAATAATGTAAGAATAATTTCAGATGAGATATGGAGAGACCTTGTAATGCCTGGGAATGTACATACTCCAATGTCTTCTATCTCAAAGGAGATAGAGGACATTACAATTACTTGTTTTTCTGCAGCCAAAACTTTTAATTTAGCAGGACTTCAGGCAGCATTTTTACACTTTCCAAGACTGGATGAGAGAGAAATAATGGATACAGAGCTTGGGATATTGGATATAAAAAGAAATAATCCATTTGCAATTGTTGCAGTGGAAGCAGCTTTTACAAGGTGCCATTCGTGGGCAGATCAACTGGTAGAGCATATAGATGGAAATATGGATTATTTGGTAGATTATGTTTCTAAAAACCTACCAAGAGTAAGGGTAAGAAAACCAGAGGCAACTTATCTTGTTTGGCTTGATTTTTCAGACTACGGCCTAAATAAAGATGAACTTTCGAGACTAATGCAGGAAAAAGGAAAGATAGCACTGGATGATGGTTATTGGTTTGGAGTAGAAGGGGAAGGTTACGAAAGGATAAATGTAGCGTGCCCAAGATATATGTTGGAAGAAGGAATGAAGAGAATTAAAAAAGCAGTGAATCATTTATAA